From the Candidatus Manganitrophaceae bacterium genome, the window AGAGAGATGAAGGTCCGATCCCTTTTTCTCTCTTAATGCTTTGAAGAGAAGATCGATCTGAGCCATAAGAACTCCAATAGACTGCGAAGACGAAGTCAAGCTTAGCATAAGAAGAAAAATCCGCAAGCGGGATGCAATGAAGGACGGTAATTTATGTGAAGGATAAATACTCGGTGGGAATATGGAAGAAATGTTTTGATCCTAAAACAAGAGCAAAATAAAAGCAGGGGCGGTCCGCCAAACCGCCCCTGCCGTATCGAAGGACCCTGGGAGGAGGAACAGGGGGGGGCCCCCTCCGCAGCAGCTATTTGCCTTCGATGAGCATTAAATCGGGATCTTCCAAATGTTGAATCACCGTGTTCATGAAGCGCGCCCCCTCGGCGCCATAGATCACGCGGTGGTCGAAGGTGAGGGAGAGCGGTAGAATCTTCCGGACGACCATCTCTCCCGACCGGGCCACCACCCGGTCTTGAATCTTGCCGAGGCCGAGAATTCCGACCTCGGGATAGTTGACGATCGGCGTTCCGTAGATCCCGCCGATGACGCCGTAGTTCGTCAAGGTAAACGTCCCGCCCTTCAAATCGGCCAGATCGACCGTACGGGCGAAGGCTTTCTCGGTCAGCGCCGAGATCTCTTTGGCCAGATCGAGAATACTTTTCTCATCGGCTCGCTTGACCACCGGAACCATCAGCCCTTCGGGCGTGTCGACGGCAATCCCGATATTGTAATATTTTTTGAGGAGGATCTCTTCTTTCTCTTCGTCCAGGGTCGCATTGAGGAAAGGATATTCTTTGAGACCGGCAACGACCGCCTTCACGATGAAGGGAAGATAAGTCAGTTTAAAGCCGCGCTCCTCAGCGAGCCGCTTCTTTTTGGAGCGGACCTGCTCGAGCGCAGTTACATCGGCGTCATCGGTGAAGGTGACCGCCGCCACCTTTTGGGAAGACTCGGTCACACGACGCGCCGCACTCCGCCGGACCCCCCGGAACGCGACCCGCTCGATCGGACCGAGCAGACTCGCCTCGGCCGATTGTGGCGCCGGGGCAACCCCTTTTGAGATCTGAGCGGCCTGGTCAATATCCTCGCGGGTCAAACGTCCACCGGGGCCGCTCCCCCGGACCTTCGAGAGATCAACCCCCAATTCTTTTGCCCGGGCCCGAACCGACGGAATCGCCCGGACCTTAAACTCCTCCTCCGCCTCGGTCAGCCGACCGACGACCGAGCCGGCATCTCTTCTCGCTTCCGGCGCCGGCTGTTTTTCCGGCGCTGGCTTTGCGATCGGGGAACCGTCGGTCTCGACGACAACCAGCACCGAGCCGACATGAATGATCTCCCCCGGCTTTCCGTTCAACGCTACGACCTTGCCGGTGTAGGGCGACGGCAGCGTTACCACCGCCTTATCGGTCTCCACCTCCACGAGCGGCTGGTCTTCCTTGACGAACTCCCCATCGGAGACGAGCCACTTGATCAGCTCTCCCTCGGTGATCCCTTCTCCGACATCGGGAAATTTGAACTCTTTCCGCATCTCTAAAATCCTACCACCTGTTCGGCCGCCTCGACGATCTGATCGACATCGGGGAGATAATATTTCTCCGTCTTCGGAAGGGGGATCGGCGTGTCGAAGCCGGTCACCCGCGCGATCGGCGCCTCCAGCGACAGGAGCGCCTCCTCACAGAGGCGAGCGGCAATCTCGGCGCCGAGTCCGCAGGTCTGGGGCGCTTCGTGAATGATCACGGCACGTCCGGTCTTCTCGACCGATCGAATGATCGTTGCGGAGTCGAGCGGCGAGAGGGTCCGCAGATCGATCACCTCCGCCTCGATTCCTTTCTCCGCCATCCGATCGGCCGCCTTCAGCGTCGGGTGGAGCATCGCCCCCCAGGCGATGAGGGTCACATCTTTTCCCTCGGCAACCAGGCGCGCCTCGCCGAGCGGAATGAGATACTCCTCCTCCGGCACCTCTTCTTTAATTGCCCGATAAATCTTGGCCGGCTCAAGAAAGAGAACCGGATCGGGATCGCGCAGCGAAGAGAGGAGCAGCCCCTTCGCCTCCGCCGGCGTCGACGGGACCACCACCTTCAGGCCAGGGGTGTGAACGAAGTACGCCTCGGTGCTTTCCGAGTGGTGCTCCGGCGCATGGATGCCGCCGCCGTAAGGGGTCCGGACGACGAGCGGGCAGGTATATCGTCCGCGGGTGCGGGTCCGAAGCCGCGCGGCGTGCGAGATCAACTGCTCCATCGCGGCATAAAGAAACCCCATGAACTGAATCTCGACCACCGGGGTCAGGCCATAGGCCGCCATCCCGATCGCCACGCCGACAATTCCCGATTCGGAGAGTGGGGTGTCGACCACCCGCCGGTCGCCGAATTGATCGACCAATCCCTCCGTCACCCGAAAGACACCGCCGTCGCGCCCGATGTCTTCCCCCAAGAGGACCATATTCGGGTTGCGCTCCATCTCATGGCGAAGCGCCTGGTTGATTGCTTGGACCAGGTTGAGCTTGCTCACTCTTTCTCCTTTTTTAGTTTTTTGAGGAGTCGCTCTTTTTGTCGAAGGAGATCCGGGGTCGGATGTGCAAAGAGGAAATCGAACATCCCTTCCGGATTCAGGGGGCTAACCGATTCGAATTCATGGACCGCCGCGGCGACCCGCTCCTGCGCCTGACGGCGGGCCGCTTGCTCATCCGATTCCGACCACCCATACTCCTGCGCGATAAAGGCGCGCAGCCGAATGAGCGGGTCTTTCTTCCGCCACGCCGTCACCTCTTGCGGGCTCCGGTAGCGAGACGCATCATCGGCGGTCG encodes:
- a CDS encoding 2-oxo acid dehydrogenase subunit E2, producing the protein MRKEFKFPDVGEGITEGELIKWLVSDGEFVKEDQPLVEVETDKAVVTLPSPYTGKVVALNGKPGEIIHVGSVLVVVETDGSPIAKPAPEKQPAPEARRDAGSVVGRLTEAEEEFKVRAIPSVRARAKELGVDLSKVRGSGPGGRLTREDIDQAAQISKGVAPAPQSAEASLLGPIERVAFRGVRRSAARRVTESSQKVAAVTFTDDADVTALEQVRSKKKRLAEERGFKLTYLPFIVKAVVAGLKEYPFLNATLDEEKEEILLKKYYNIGIAVDTPEGLMVPVVKRADEKSILDLAKEISALTEKAFARTVDLADLKGGTFTLTNYGVIGGIYGTPIVNYPEVGILGLGKIQDRVVARSGEMVVRKILPLSLTFDHRVIYGAEGARFMNTVIQHLEDPDLMLIEGK
- a CDS encoding alpha-ketoacid dehydrogenase subunit beta, with translation MSKLNLVQAINQALRHEMERNPNMVLLGEDIGRDGGVFRVTEGLVDQFGDRRVVDTPLSESGIVGVAIGMAAYGLTPVVEIQFMGFLYAAMEQLISHAARLRTRTRGRYTCPLVVRTPYGGGIHAPEHHSESTEAYFVHTPGLKVVVPSTPAEAKGLLLSSLRDPDPVLFLEPAKIYRAIKEEVPEEEYLIPLGEARLVAEGKDVTLIAWGAMLHPTLKAADRMAEKGIEAEVIDLRTLSPLDSATIIRSVEKTGRAVIIHEAPQTCGLGAEIAARLCEEALLSLEAPIARVTGFDTPIPLPKTEKYYLPDVDQIVEAAEQVVGF